The proteins below are encoded in one region of Carassius auratus strain Wakin unplaced genomic scaffold, ASM336829v1 scaf_tig00214972, whole genome shotgun sequence:
- the LOC113093359 gene encoding uncharacterized protein LOC113093359, whose protein sequence is MEKKVFRYQKLMRPRSEHCCVPLCVVSARYNSTVSFHSFPVEEDLRKKWLVQIRRDDFQVNKNTKVCSVHFRSDDFMEGARLKRLKKGVFPTLFEWNHYQEQPPRLSVWERRERPLTPDPDSDAEQEDMDFDVESTGHDYCSVPEAAAVDMVLHENEELKREIEDVRKQLEQTKMMHRFGLSRFAGSDEDIRFYTRFATYNHLMAFWELIEPATHRMIRVTNSKVFKEPGNTRALPAIDEFFLFLMHLALGLKQKDLGHRFQVHQTTVSRIITTWANFLYFVLGSVCIWMPKEKVRAHLPEEFHQFRDTQVILDCTEIRCHTPSSLLLQSEVFSNYKSHCTFKALVGMAPHGAITFVSALYAGSISDRELFKQSGIINLLTPDMAIMVDKGFLIDSLVPCKIHRPVFLTNGKQMSADEVTHTQSVARLRVHVERLIRRVKEHKLFDTIIPLSISGSINQLFTVACLLVNYQCGPLVKAWSH, encoded by the exons ATGGAGAAAAAGGTTTTCCGATACCAAAAGCTAATGCGACCTAGATCGGAACATTGTTGTGTGCCGTTGTGCGTTGTGTCGGCAAGATACAACTCTACGGTTAGTTTCCATTCATTTCCAGTGGAAGAGGATCTCAGAAAAAAGTGGCTCGTTCAGATCAGGAGAGATGACTTCCAAgtcaacaaaaacacaaaggtgTGTAGCGTTCATTTCAGATCTGATGACTTTATGGAAGGGGCTCGTCTGAAACGTCTGAAAAAAGGTGTTTTCCCTACACTGTTTGAGTGGAACCACTACCAGGAGCAGCCGCCGAGGTTGAGTGTTTGGGAACGTCGAGAGAGACCGCTGACCCCTGATCCTGACTCGGACGCAGAACAGGAAGATATGGACTTCGATGTGGAGAGCACTGGACATGATTATTGTTCAGTTCCCGAAGCTGCAGCCGTGGACATGGTTCTACATGAAAACGAGGAGTTAAAAAGAGAGATAGAAGATGTACGGAAGCAGTTGGAGCAAACAAAGATGATGCACCGCTTTGGTCTCAGTAGATTTGCTGGGTCCGATGAGGACATTCGCTTTTATACAAG atTTGCAACATACAACCACCTGATGGCCTTCTGGGAACTGATTGAACCGGCAACTCACAGGATGATTCGTGTCACCAACTCCAAAGTCTTCAAGGAGCCTGGAAACACTCGGGCACTTCCTGCAATAGATGAGTTCTTCCTGTTCTTGATGCATCTTGCTTTGGGCCTCAAGCAAAAGGACCTTGGTCATCGGTTTCAAGTACATCAGACCACTGTAAGCCGCATCATAACAACCTGGGCCAACTTCCTGTACTTTGTCCTGGGGTCAGTGTGCATTTGGATGCCAAAAGAGAAAGTACGAGCCCATCTGCCAGAAGAATTCCATCAATTTCGAGACACACAGGTTATCCTGGATTGCACAGAGATCCGCTGCCATACACCTTCCTCTTTGCTACTACAAAGTGAGGTCTTTTCAAATTACAAGTCTCACTGCACCTTCAAAGCTTTAGTAGGAATGGCACCTCATGGTGCAATAACATTTGTTTCTGCACTGTATGCAGGGTCTATTAGTGACCGGGAGCTGTTCAAACAGTCAGGGATCATTAACCTTCTTACCCCTGACATGGCCATCATGGTGGATAAGGGCTTCTTAATTGATAGCCTGGTGCCATGTAAAATCCACCGGCCTGTTTTCCTGACCAATGGAAAACAAATGTCAGCTGATGAAGTGACACACACTCAGTCTGTGGCTAGGCTCAGGGTACATGTTGAACGTCTTATCCGTCGTGTTAAAGAGCATAAGTTGTTTGACACAATCATTCCCTTGTCAATTTCTGGTAGCATAAACCAACTGTTCACAGTGGCATGTTTGCTTGTGAACTACCAATGTGGACCACTTGTCAAGGCATGGAGCCACTGA
- the LOC113093355 gene encoding uncharacterized protein LOC113093355, giving the protein MQTPPGTSGSPFAEIITSLAGLHQEHHQALLDLRADHDRRFQAMMQAQQEDRELFRSLLDREVRTRPASPSAGPAAHMPLTKMAPTDDPEAFLDLFERTAEACGWPSDSWPVRLIPLLSGEAQKAAQQLPVPNLLVYADLKRAILQRVGLSPEQHRQRFRSLDLAEAGRPFVLAQQLRDSCRKWLLAGGSDAESIINTVVLEQFVSRLPKKTAQWVQSHRPASLDLAIQLAEDQLAACSGVGEPFPAISLSLSSPTSLSSPTPKSVPSPRTRVGGPPRAAPRWRTGTELAAGSRGPARGAGPARWEGGEEAPVTSPRQSPEPLPATRAAGRPGPACWRCGDPGHFVDRCPVMEVGTLVRIPDDPQAAPDQAGLYQIP; this is encoded by the exons ATGCAGACTCCGCCAGGAACATCGGGATCGCCGTTTGCAGAGATCATCACGTCGCTCGCGGGCCTGCACCAAGAACAccaccaggccctgctggacttGCGGGCCGACCACGATCGCCGTTTCCAGGCGATGAtgcaggcccagcaggaggaccgcgagctgTTCCGGAGCTTGCTGGACCGGGAGGTTCGGACGCGGCCGGCAAGCCCCAGTGCCGGCCCCGCTGCCCACATGCCTCTCACGAAGATGGCGCCAACCGACGATCCGGAGGCGTTCCTGGACTTGTTTGAGAGGACGGCCGAGGCATGTGGGTGGCCATCAGACAGCTGGCCGGTCCGGCTGATCCCACTGCTGTCAGGAGAGGCCCAGAAGGCGGCCCAACAACTGCCCGTCCCGAACCTCCTGGTGTATGCCGACCTAAAAAGAGCTATTCTCCAAAGGGTCGGCCTCAGCCCCGAGCAGCATCGTCAGCGCTTCCGGTCGCTGGACCTGGCCGAAGCGGGCCGGCCCTTTGTCCTGGcccagcagctccgggactcATGCCGCAAATGGCTGTTGGCCGGAGGAAGCGACGCCGAGAGTATCATCAACAcggtggtactggagcagttcgtCTCCCGTCTCCCGAAAAAGACTGCTCAGTGGGTCCAGAGCCACCGGCCGGCGTCGCTGGATCTGGCCATCCAACTGGCGGAGGACCAGCTGGCGGCTTGTTCCGGGGTCGGCGAACCCTTTccagctatctctctctctctctcttcccctacATCTCTCTCTTCCCCTACCCCAAAGTCTGTTCCTTCTCCTAGGACCCGAGTCGGGGGGCCACCGAGGGCCGCGCCGCGTTGGAGGACGGGGACGGAACTGGCGGCCGGGTCGAGGGGCCCTGCCAGGGGGGCGGGGCCGGCACGCTGGGAGGGGGGCGAGGAGGCTCCTGTCacttccccacgccaatcacctGAGCCACTTCCGGCCACTAGGGCGGCGGGGAGGCCTGGGCCAGCCTGCTGGCGTTGCGGGGATCCGGGCCATTTTGTGGATAGGTGCCCGGTCATGGAGGTGGGGACGTTGGTCCGGATCCCGGATGACCCGCAGGCTGCCCCCGATCAAGCTGGgttgtaccaaatacct tga